The following are encoded together in the Pleurocapsa sp. FMAR1 genome:
- a CDS encoding NADH-quinone oxidoreductase subunit M: protein MLSALILIPFLSAAIIGFTPIKDKNIRSVAVITAVSILSVNLVLGLQFDFQQSGLQFAEDIPWIEWIGLNYHLGIDGLSFPLVLLNSLLTLIAIFITSPAIQRPKLYYAMLFLLSGGATGAFLAQDLLLFFLFYELEIVPLYFLIAIWGGARRGYAAMKFLLYTALSGILVLASFLGLVWLTGETSFDYLILRSHTLPLNSQLLLLAPLLIGVFIKIPIFPFHTWLPDAHVEASTPISVLLAGVLLKLGTYALLRFGIGLFLEGWVYLAPWLAYLAGISALYGASCAIAQKDMKKVVAYSSIAHMAYILLAATATTRLSMSAAVFQMVSHGLISAFLFLLVGMVYKKTGSRDVDVLQGLLNPEKGLPVTGGLMILGVMASSGLPGMVGFISEFLVFRGSFPIFPIPTLLCLVGTGLTAVYFLLVINKVFFGRLTVGLANLPPVQWKEHVPAFVLLLLIIAFGIKPDWVTHWSEVQAVALLTGG, encoded by the coding sequence ATGCTCAGTGCCTTAATCCTCATTCCTTTTTTGAGCGCAGCCATAATTGGCTTTACTCCAATTAAAGATAAAAATATCCGTAGCGTCGCCGTAATTACGGCAGTCAGTATTTTAAGCGTAAATTTAGTCCTGGGTCTTCAGTTCGACTTTCAGCAGTCTGGTTTACAGTTCGCCGAAGACATTCCCTGGATTGAATGGATTGGTTTAAATTATCATCTGGGAATTGACGGTCTTTCTTTTCCTTTGGTGCTGCTTAATAGCCTTTTGACTTTGATCGCTATTTTTATTACTAGCCCCGCCATTCAAAGACCCAAGTTATATTATGCAATGCTGTTTCTGCTTAGTGGTGGGGCAACAGGTGCATTCTTGGCTCAAGATTTACTGCTGTTTTTCTTGTTTTATGAGTTAGAAATTGTACCCCTCTACTTCCTAATTGCTATTTGGGGTGGGGCGAGAAGGGGTTATGCAGCCATGAAGTTTTTGCTTTACACTGCCTTATCGGGGATTTTAGTGCTGGCTTCGTTTTTGGGTTTGGTATGGTTGACTGGCGAAACCAGCTTTGATTATTTAATCTTGCGATCGCATACTTTACCTTTAAACAGCCAATTACTATTGCTGGCACCGCTTTTAATTGGCGTATTTATTAAAATTCCGATTTTTCCTTTTCATACCTGGTTACCTGATGCCCACGTAGAAGCATCAACTCCCATATCTGTGCTGCTGGCTGGAGTACTGCTAAAGCTCGGTACTTATGCCCTATTGCGTTTTGGAATTGGTTTATTCCTAGAAGGTTGGGTTTATCTTGCTCCTTGGCTAGCTTATTTAGCGGGGATTAGTGCCTTATATGGAGCTTCTTGTGCGATCGCTCAAAAAGATATGAAAAAAGTGGTCGCGTATTCTTCGATTGCTCATATGGCATATATTCTCTTGGCAGCAACCGCTACGACCCGCTTGAGCATGAGCGCAGCAGTATTTCAGATGGTAAGTCATGGATTAATTTCTGCTTTTCTTTTCCTGCTTGTGGGCATGGTTTACAAAAAAACTGGTTCACGGGATGTGGATGTCTTACAAGGTTTACTAAACCCCGAAAAAGGACTGCCTGTTACTGGCGGATTAATGATCCTAGGAGTGATGGCAAGCTCTGGTTTACCTGGAATGGTGGGCTTTATCTCAGAATTTCTCGTGTTTAGAGGCAGTTTTCCTATTTTCCCCATTCCCACCCTTCTATGCTTAGTGGGGACAGGCTTAACGGCAGTTTACTTTTTATTAGTAATTAACAAAGTCTTTTTTGGTCGCCTTACCGTTGGGTTAGCAAATCTACCTCCCGTGCAATGGAAAGAACACGTTCCTGCTTTTGTTTTACTCTTGCTAATTATTGCTTTTGGTATCAAGCCAGATTGGGTAACTCACTGGAGCGAAGTACAGGCGGTTGCTCTATTAACAGGCGGTTAA
- a CDS encoding CO2 hydration protein: MVSTSVRRSKSRLVDEYITRLETGNALLDDSPQNLVEVVGILKSYGIVLDAYSINLCYIANTQFLKLFPLFKYFNGEVNAEKVAKFLWHRRINYEYAEYCMKSMFWHGGGGLDAYLDTPEFTAQAEKLIEAYYKYNPLMLILHQAFKDFLPEQMRQMAYYSGLGQFWRVMSDIFLELSDSYDRGEIKSIPDVVKFILDGLVADATRPITYTVKLRNQKYDIIPKSAGLTFLADTAVPYVEAIFFRGTPFTGTVSYNAQAYEIPYDLGMFNYGALFADPLPIGGAGIPPTLLMQDMRHFLPDYLRQIYRQSPRGEGDIRVQICQSFQKSMFCVTTAAIQGLAPHPLDTKDPEQQIANRQYLKGWLNRIIETQLTKVNT; the protein is encoded by the coding sequence ATGGTTAGTACTTCTGTTAGACGCTCCAAGTCTCGTTTAGTAGACGAGTATATTACTAGATTAGAAACAGGAAATGCTTTGCTTGATGATTCTCCCCAAAATTTAGTGGAGGTTGTCGGTATCCTCAAAAGTTACGGCATAGTTCTTGATGCTTATTCCATTAATCTTTGCTATATCGCTAATACTCAATTTTTGAAGTTGTTTCCCCTATTTAAATATTTCAATGGGGAAGTTAATGCTGAAAAGGTTGCTAAATTTCTTTGGCACAGGCGCATCAATTATGAGTATGCAGAATATTGTATGAAGTCTATGTTTTGGCATGGTGGCGGTGGTTTAGATGCCTATCTTGATACTCCAGAATTTACGGCTCAAGCTGAAAAATTGATCGAAGCCTATTACAAATACAATCCTTTAATGCTAATTCTCCATCAAGCATTTAAAGACTTTTTGCCTGAGCAAATGCGCCAGATGGCTTATTACAGTGGATTAGGGCAATTTTGGCGAGTAATGAGCGATATTTTCTTAGAATTATCTGATAGCTACGATCGCGGTGAGATCAAATCCATTCCTGATGTGGTGAAATTTATTCTTGATGGTTTGGTTGCCGATGCCACCCGACCAATTACTTACACGGTAAAGCTTCGTAACCAGAAATACGACATTATTCCCAAATCAGCAGGATTGACTTTTTTAGCTGATACCGCAGTCCCTTATGTAGAGGCGATTTTCTTTAGAGGCACTCCCTTTACAGGTACAGTATCCTACAATGCTCAGGCGTACGAAATTCCCTACGATCTTGGTATGTTTAACTATGGAGCATTATTTGCAGATCCTTTGCCAATTGGCGGTGCAGGAATTCCTCCAACTTTGCTGATGCAGGACATGAGACATTTTCTACCTGACTATTTACGTCAAATTTATCGTCAAAGTCCCCGTGGAGAAGGAGATATTAGAGTGCAAATCTGTCAGAGCTTCCAGAAATCAATGTTTTGTGTTACCACCGCTGCAATTCAAGGGCTAGCACCTCATCCTTTAGATACGAAAGATCCAGAACAACAAATTGCCAATCGTCAATATCTTAAAGGTTGGCTAAATCGCATCATAGAAACTCAACTTACTAAAGTAAACACTTAG
- the fabD gene encoding ACP S-malonyltransferase has product MTKTAWVFPGQGSQSVGMGADFQDLPGAKYKFKIAEKILGWSVLDICQGDESTLARTLYTQPCLYVVESILVDLLAKKTGLPQLVAGHSLGEYVALYAAKVFDFESGLRLVKKRAELMDSSAGGKMAALMKFDRSQLNAALAETDNVVLANDNSEGQVVISGTPEAVKKIVDKVKAKRIMSLNVSGAFHSPLMYEASAQFLRVLDSVSFNDAKVPVISNVQPTPAFGKEELKQRLAQQMTGSVRWREIMLQFTQAEITHIIEVGPGKALRGLLKRTCREINLRGVDTLEQLNTLEQFYSKGLVLSS; this is encoded by the coding sequence ATGACAAAAACAGCATGGGTATTTCCAGGACAAGGTTCTCAGTCAGTAGGAATGGGCGCAGATTTCCAAGATCTTCCAGGTGCAAAATATAAGTTTAAGATTGCAGAAAAAATATTAGGTTGGTCTGTATTAGATATTTGTCAGGGAGACGAATCTACTCTGGCTAGGACTCTTTATACTCAGCCATGCCTATACGTTGTTGAATCAATCTTAGTAGATCTATTAGCGAAGAAAACTGGTCTACCTCAATTAGTTGCGGGTCACAGCCTTGGTGAATATGTGGCTTTATATGCAGCCAAGGTGTTTGATTTTGAATCAGGATTAAGATTAGTAAAAAAAAGAGCGGAATTGATGGACAGTTCTGCTGGTGGAAAAATGGCTGCATTAATGAAGTTCGATCGTTCGCAATTAAATGCTGCTTTGGCTGAAACTGATAATGTTGTCCTGGCTAACGATAACAGCGAAGGACAAGTAGTCATATCTGGTACACCAGAAGCAGTGAAAAAAATTGTGGACAAGGTTAAAGCAAAACGGATTATGTCTTTAAATGTTTCTGGTGCTTTTCACTCGCCTTTAATGTATGAGGCTTCAGCGCAATTTCTCAGAGTATTAGATTCAGTCAGCTTCAACGATGCAAAAGTTCCTGTAATATCAAACGTTCAACCTACTCCAGCTTTTGGCAAGGAAGAATTAAAACAAAGATTAGCGCAACAAATGACTGGTTCAGTTCGCTGGCGAGAAATTATGCTGCAATTTACTCAAGCAGAAATTACCCATATTATTGAAGTTGGTCCAGGAAAAGCTTTACGAGGTTTGCTCAAGAGAACCTGTCGTGAAATAAATTTAAGAGGAGTTGATACATTAGAACAGCTAAATACATTAGAACAATTTTATTCTAAAGGATTAGTTTTAAGTTCTTGA
- a CDS encoding CPBP family glutamic-type intramembrane protease: MFDTSWLNVVTFFGAWAILWLPIAFIISRLINWQPNQPLIPRQKIILLLSLYAFVPLILGWKIKAENLLLADLGLSLDSYILASILLGLILSVISLAIVFSFESAFKFVSWHRENIKSLLPLLLPILILSLLISLSEELVFRGYVYSTLSTNGSYWLAATFSSLIFALLHLLWERRATAPQIPGLWLMGMILVEARLINNHDIYLAVGLHAGWIWGLTCIDSAQLLTYSYKNHWLTGINQQPLAGVAGILCLTVTGWALWLISSKLVLF; the protein is encoded by the coding sequence ATGTTTGATACATCATGGTTAAACGTAGTAACTTTTTTTGGAGCGTGGGCAATTCTTTGGCTGCCGATCGCTTTTATTATATCTCGATTAATTAACTGGCAGCCAAATCAACCCTTAATACCAAGACAAAAAATAATCTTACTGCTATCTCTTTATGCTTTTGTTCCTCTAATTTTAGGCTGGAAAATTAAAGCAGAAAATTTGCTATTAGCCGATCTTGGCTTGAGTTTAGATTCTTATATATTAGCTTCTATACTATTAGGCTTGATTTTAAGCGTTATCAGCTTAGCTATTGTATTTAGCTTCGAGTCGGCTTTTAAATTTGTCAGTTGGCATAGAGAAAACATTAAAAGCTTACTGCCTTTACTACTGCCTATTCTGATTTTAAGTTTACTAATTAGTTTGAGTGAAGAATTAGTTTTTCGTGGATATGTTTACAGTACTCTATCAACTAATGGCTCGTATTGGTTAGCAGCCACATTTTCTAGTCTTATTTTTGCCTTATTACACCTGCTTTGGGAAAGAAGAGCAACAGCACCTCAAATTCCTGGCTTGTGGCTGATGGGAATGATTTTAGTCGAAGCAAGACTGATAAATAATCATGACATTTATCTTGCCGTTGGGCTTCATGCAGGTTGGATTTGGGGTTTAACCTGCATAGACTCAGCGCAACTATTAACTTACAGTTACAAAAACCACTGGCTGACAGGAATTAATCAGCAACCATTAGCAGGGGTTGCAGGTATTTTATGTCTGACTGTTACAGGCTGGGCTTTATGGCTAATTAGTAGTAAATTAGTACTGTTTTAA
- a CDS encoding DUF1816 domain-containing protein, whose protein sequence is MSFATKLFEILGLRKENKLPYWLQISTKVPNCVYYFGPFDSSIEAKASQVGYIEDLMAENAQGIHIELKQCLQPLKLTICESEEIF, encoded by the coding sequence ATGTCTTTTGCTACAAAATTGTTCGAGATACTTGGTTTAAGAAAAGAAAATAAGCTTCCTTACTGGCTACAAATAAGTACTAAAGTACCAAATTGCGTTTACTATTTTGGTCCTTTCGATAGCTCTATAGAAGCAAAAGCATCGCAAGTTGGCTATATTGAGGATTTAATGGCAGAAAATGCTCAAGGAATACATATAGAACTTAAACAATGTCTACAACCCTTAAAGCTAACTATATGTGAAAGCGAAGAGATTTTTTAG
- the aroC gene encoding chorismate synthase — translation MGNTFGHLFRITTYGESHGGGVGVVIDGCPPLLEISEAEIQVDLDRRRPGQSKITTPRKESDTCEIISGVFEGKTTGTPISILVRNKDARSQDYNEMAVKYRPSHADATYDAKYGIRNYQGGGRSSARETIGRVAAGAIAKKILQQVAGVEIVAYVKRIKDIEAEVDSNTVTLEQVESNIVRCPNTECAEMMIERIDLARKEQDSLGGVVECVARHVPKGLGDPVFDKLEADLAKGVMSLPATKGFEIGSGFAGTNMTGSEHNDEFYIDENGATRTVSNRSGGVQGGISNGENIVIRVAFKPTATIGKEQKTVTKGGEETLLAAKGRHDPCVLPRAVPMVEAMVALVLCDRLLSNQAQCKTLTSN, via the coding sequence ATGGGTAACACATTCGGACATCTATTTCGCATTACAACTTATGGTGAATCTCACGGCGGAGGTGTCGGTGTGGTTATTGATGGTTGTCCTCCACTGCTAGAAATTAGTGAAGCGGAAATACAGGTAGATTTAGATCGTCGAAGACCTGGACAAAGCAAAATTACAACGCCTAGAAAAGAAAGTGATACCTGTGAAATAATATCAGGGGTGTTTGAAGGTAAGACTACAGGAACACCAATATCGATCCTGGTGCGGAATAAAGATGCGCGATCGCAAGACTATAACGAGATGGCGGTAAAATATCGTCCTTCCCACGCAGATGCTACCTATGATGCTAAGTATGGCATCCGTAACTATCAAGGTGGTGGGCGTTCTTCAGCCAGAGAAACCATTGGTCGAGTTGCAGCAGGTGCGATCGCTAAAAAGATTCTCCAGCAGGTTGCAGGAGTAGAAATTGTCGCCTATGTTAAGCGCATTAAAGACATAGAGGCAGAAGTAGACAGCAACACCGTAACTTTAGAACAGGTAGAAAGTAATATTGTTCGTTGTCCTAATACTGAGTGCGCGGAGATGATGATCGAGCGCATTGATTTAGCCAGAAAAGAGCAAGATTCTTTGGGTGGGGTAGTAGAATGTGTAGCGCGTCATGTACCCAAAGGTTTAGGCGATCCTGTCTTCGATAAACTAGAGGCGGATTTAGCCAAAGGTGTTATGTCTCTTCCTGCTACTAAAGGCTTTGAAATTGGTTCGGGTTTTGCAGGCACAAACATGACGGGAAGTGAACATAATGATGAGTTTTATATCGATGAAAATGGTGCAACTCGTACCGTTTCCAATCGTTCTGGAGGAGTTCAAGGAGGCATCTCTAACGGCGAAAATATCGTAATTAGAGTAGCTTTTAAACCGACTGCAACTATTGGTAAAGAACAAAAAACAGTTACCAAAGGTGGTGAAGAAACCCTCTTGGCAGCTAAAGGAAGACACGATCCTTGCGTGTTACCAAGAGCAGTGCCGATGGTAGAGGCAATGGTAGCTTTAGTATTATGCGATCGCCTTTTATCTAATCAGGCGCAGTGTAAAACTTTAACTTCTAATTGA
- a CDS encoding sensor histidine kinase, with product MPKLSLGTRLFISHLLVMMVGLGSFIIIAKVSSPRMFVVRLEQLEKRGIFTVRSARTYLVEGFQNAWNRSAILSMIVGTSAAGGVSYIFSKRITQPVKQMKQISQKFAAGDLAERVPESSIPELNQLSLSFNSMASSLGDVEQRRRELIGDLTHELRTPLTVMRGYLEELADGTIEGTPELYLRLIRETRRLERLIHDLQELSKAEAGYLSIDSQSVSLLPLITSLVERFADQLLEEGPTLKLDCARDIPNVLADRDRTEQILVNLLGNAIRYTQTGSIVVKAERINRYVWISVIDTGVGIASEDLPYVFERFWRADPSRASHSGGTGIGLAIARRLVELQGGNIEVESEVGKGSTFRFCLPIA from the coding sequence ATGCCCAAATTGAGTTTAGGTACGCGTTTATTTATTTCTCATTTATTGGTAATGATGGTGGGATTAGGTAGCTTTATTATTATTGCTAAAGTTTCTTCTCCCAGAATGTTTGTTGTACGCTTAGAGCAACTGGAAAAAAGAGGAATATTTACCGTTCGTTCGGCTCGCACCTATTTAGTGGAAGGATTTCAAAACGCCTGGAATCGTAGTGCTATTTTATCGATGATTGTCGGTACAAGTGCTGCTGGGGGAGTAAGTTACATATTTTCTAAGCGCATTACTCAGCCTGTAAAGCAAATGAAGCAGATTAGTCAAAAATTTGCAGCAGGAGATTTAGCCGAAAGAGTCCCTGAAAGTTCCATACCTGAACTAAATCAACTAAGCCTCAGCTTTAACTCTATGGCAAGTAGCTTAGGGGATGTAGAACAGAGACGACGAGAACTGATCGGCGATTTAACCCATGAACTACGTACCCCTTTAACTGTTATGCGGGGTTATTTAGAAGAATTAGCCGATGGCACAATCGAGGGTACTCCAGAACTTTATTTACGTTTAATTAGGGAAACTAGGCGTTTAGAAAGACTAATTCACGATTTACAGGAGCTTTCAAAAGCAGAAGCAGGTTACCTATCGATTGACTCCCAATCCGTTAGTTTGCTCCCATTAATTACTTCTTTAGTGGAGCGTTTTGCCGATCAATTATTAGAAGAAGGACCAACTTTAAAGCTAGATTGTGCTAGAGACATACCTAATGTTTTAGCCGATCGCGATCGCACTGAACAAATTTTAGTCAACTTATTAGGCAATGCCATTCGCTATACACAAACAGGCTCAATTGTAGTCAAGGCAGAAAGAATAAACCGTTATGTGTGGATTTCGGTGATTGATACAGGAGTGGGTATTGCTTCAGAGGATTTACCCTACGTATTTGAACGCTTTTGGCGTGCCGATCCCTCTCGTGCTAGTCATTCAGGCGGAACAGGCATTGGTCTGGCGATCGCTCGTCGCTTAGTAGAATTACAGGGGGGTAATATTGAAGTAGAAAGCGAAGTGGGCAAAGGCAGTACTTTTCGTTTCTGTCTTCCTATTGCATAG
- a CDS encoding hemerythrin HHE cation-binding protein has translation MTDKTNLETKLADLKLFQNVLIDCAQKLMAATDDSTIRERLEKILKSDRDNLSSIEKAISQVGSTAESRDITQKHAEKVGQMMDGSELTTYDKFFQFELLKHQQTMTGLVIHKVAQSLDDELQDAVEPLNKVNFENRAHQEVLKGVLYFVGTRELAGQEPDMGLWASVEQGIAALKGAVGSATN, from the coding sequence ATGACTGATAAAACAAATCTAGAAACAAAACTTGCAGACCTTAAACTATTTCAAAACGTTCTTATTGATTGCGCTCAAAAGCTAATGGCAGCTACAGATGATAGTACTATCCGCGAACGATTAGAAAAAATCTTGAAAAGCGATCGCGATAACTTAAGCTCGATTGAAAAGGCTATTTCTCAAGTAGGTAGTACCGCAGAATCTCGCGATATTACCCAAAAACACGCCGAAAAAGTCGGTCAGATGATGGATGGATCTGAGTTGACAACATATGATAAATTTTTTCAGTTTGAATTGTTAAAACATCAGCAAACAATGACTGGTTTAGTAATACATAAAGTTGCTCAGTCTTTAGATGATGAACTACAAGACGCGGTAGAACCATTAAATAAAGTTAACTTTGAAAATCGCGCTCATCAAGAAGTACTCAAAGGTGTGCTTTATTTTGTTGGCACACGAGAACTAGCTGGACAAGAACCTGATATGGGTCTTTGGGCTAGTGTAGAACAAGGTATTGCTGCCCTTAAAGGTGCAGTAGGTAGCGCAACTAATTAG
- a CDS encoding FAD-dependent monooxygenase, which translates to MTESIEKTRLLDIAIIGGGPGGLSAAHALVNQGLSVGIFERARALRPIGAALGLAQQGYQALSDINPQLSTRVRSLSANPQRQLLMRPNGEVLFLDESPMAGTSFTWVGWHTLQTCLRDCLPDSVHLYLNHKLIHFTTSDGADRLVRLKFQNQSEYLAKVLVGADGYNSAVRNATVQDGKPLYTGTMTWRGIVPRQAMMPLNTSRLSIKQS; encoded by the coding sequence ATGACAGAATCAATTGAGAAGACTCGCCTTTTAGATATTGCTATTATTGGCGGAGGTCCTGGAGGTTTAAGTGCAGCTCACGCTCTAGTTAACCAAGGTTTATCCGTTGGAATCTTTGAGAGGGCAAGAGCTTTGCGTCCGATTGGGGCTGCTCTTGGATTAGCCCAACAGGGCTATCAGGCTCTATCAGATATCAATCCTCAACTTTCCACACGAGTTCGCTCCTTATCTGCTAATCCACAAAGACAACTGTTAATGCGTCCAAATGGCGAGGTTTTATTTTTAGATGAATCGCCGATGGCGGGTACTAGCTTTACTTGGGTTGGCTGGCATACCCTTCAAACCTGTTTGCGCGACTGCTTACCCGATTCAGTCCACTTGTATCTTAACCACAAGTTGATCCATTTCACTACCAGCGATGGCGCTGATAGGCTTGTCCGTCTGAAATTTCAAAACCAAAGCGAATATCTAGCCAAGGTTTTAGTCGGAGCAGATGGTTATAATTCTGCTGTACGTAATGCAACCGTACAAGATGGTAAACCATTATATACCGGCACGATGACTTGGCGAGGTATAGTGCCACGTCAAGCTATGATGCCTCTCAATACTTCTCGGTTAAGCATTAAACAGAGTTAA
- the cobU gene encoding bifunctional adenosylcobinamide kinase/adenosylcobinamide-phosphate guanylyltransferase: MNCQELDLGKTILVTGASSSGKSEFAEMLATKTNKSVIYLATAKVDPSDREWQAKIIKHQQRRPKDWQTLAACEELPLCIEQAAESECLLIDSLGTWIANFLELDQIDWKKRCDRLLNSIQNTQAHIILVGEETGWGIVPAYPLGRLFRDRLGYLSRQVGNVVDTTYLVAGGHVLNLSVLGEPLSNYKI; encoded by the coding sequence ATGAATTGTCAGGAGTTAGATTTGGGAAAAACTATTTTAGTTACTGGTGCATCTAGCTCAGGAAAAAGTGAATTTGCCGAAATGCTAGCGACTAAAACTAACAAATCTGTTATTTATCTAGCTACAGCAAAAGTCGATCCAAGCGATCGCGAATGGCAAGCCAAAATAATTAAGCATCAGCAGAGAAGACCAAAGGATTGGCAAACATTAGCAGCGTGTGAAGAATTGCCATTATGTATTGAACAGGCTGCTGAATCTGAATGTTTGCTGATTGATTCTCTAGGTACTTGGATCGCTAATTTTTTGGAACTAGACCAGATAGACTGGAAGAAAAGGTGCGATCGCCTTTTGAACAGCATCCAAAATACTCAAGCACACATCATCTTGGTAGGAGAAGAAACAGGATGGGGTATCGTCCCTGCTTATCCTTTGGGAAGGCTTTTTCGCGATCGCCTGGGATATTTGTCTCGACAAGTGGGTAATGTGGTGGATACCACCTATCTTGTTGCAGGCGGTCATGTGCTTAATTTAAGCGTGTTGGGAGAACCTTTAAGCAATTATAAAATCTAG
- a CDS encoding AbrB family transcriptional regulator has translation MSEMATAPLTGKALLQKVKELSHLPRRETAKKCGYFTITKEKQTRVNLTDFYDAVLAAKGVPLDPEGTKDGRGREPTYRVSVHKNGQIVIGSTYTQAMGLKEGDKFEIKLGYKHIHLKQIDGEENGALDN, from the coding sequence ATGAGTGAAATGGCAACAGCCCCGCTAACAGGAAAAGCTTTACTTCAAAAAGTAAAAGAGCTATCCCATTTACCAAGACGTGAAACAGCTAAAAAATGTGGATATTTTACCATTACAAAAGAGAAACAAACGCGCGTAAATCTAACAGATTTTTATGATGCAGTGCTTGCTGCTAAGGGAGTTCCTCTAGATCCAGAAGGAACAAAAGATGGTCGTGGAAGAGAGCCTACTTATCGAGTAAGTGTTCACAAAAATGGTCAAATTGTCATTGGATCTACCTATACTCAGGCAATGGGATTAAAGGAAGGAGACAAGTTTGAAATAAAATTAGGTTATAAACATATTCACCTCAAGCAGATTGATGGTGAAGAAAATGGCGCATTAGATAACTAA